One segment of Falco peregrinus isolate bFalPer1 chromosome 4, bFalPer1.pri, whole genome shotgun sequence DNA contains the following:
- the RAB30 gene encoding ras-related protein Rab-30: MSMEDYDFLFKIVLIGNAGVGKTCLVRRFTQGLFPPGQGATIGVDFMIKTVEINGEKVKLQIWDTAGQERFRSITQSYYRSANALILTYDITCEESFRCLPEWLREIEQYASNKVITVLVGNKIDLADKREVSQQRAAEFSEAQDMYYLETSAKESDNVEKLFLDLACRLISEARQNTLVNNVSSPLPGEGKSISYLTCCNFN; this comes from the exons ATGAGTATGGAAGATTATGATTTCCTcttcaaaattgttttaatcGGCAACGCCGGTGTGGGGAAGACCTGCTTAGTCCGTCGCTTCACTCAG gggcTTTTCCCACCAGGTCAAGGAGCCACGATTGGGGTTGATTTCATGATCAAAACTGTGGAGATAAATGGTGAAAAAGTAAAG CTGCAGATCTGGGACACAGCAGGACAAGAACGATTCCGATCCATCACACAGAGTTACTATCGCAGTGCTAACGCGTTAATCTTGACCTACGACATCACCTGCGAGGAATCATTCCGGTGCCTCCCTGAGTGGCTGCGAGAAATTGAGCAGTATGCCAGCAATAAGGTCATAACCGTGCTAGTGG GTAATAAGATTGATTTAGCTGATAAGAGAGAAGTCTCCCAGCAAAGAGCTGCAGAATTTTCCGAAGCACAGGACATGTACTATCTGGAAACCTCGGCAAAAGAGTCAGATAATGTGGAAAAACTCTTCCTGGACTTGGCCTGCCGGTTGATCAGTGAGGCACGACAGAACACCCTTGTGAACAATGTCTCATCCCCCTTaccaggagaggggaaaagtaTCAGCTATTTGACTTgctgtaattttaattaa